In Eriocheir sinensis breed Jianghai 21 chromosome 12, ASM2467909v1, whole genome shotgun sequence, the following proteins share a genomic window:
- the LOC126997409 gene encoding uncharacterized protein LOC126997409 isoform X1 produces the protein MEAAQRLKIWQWVMFGIIWLAYGSTYLLRKPLGVVKNDLQKALDISVVGLGWVDTALLLPYAGVSLVFGSIGDRLGPRVTLGGGLVIASIATVCISVCESYLTLLALLAVSGASQALCWPASCAMLARWFSDAARNTVFGMFGTCCFVFGMAGTTLAVYLQNTYGWRDVFVHPSLFVAALGFLVLIMGRDPGERSLIVPGRVTVPTKTSSEVSLSFLSLWRLSSVPEVSLAMFCVKSVRYALMFWLPLYLLHSLNYSQVTAGLVSTAFEVGGTLGSAFVGVVVDRCMGGRAILTSAIAISASALSLLAFVILAPLGILFQVIFLGLAGAFNCGPDILLAGSVAADLGERVGAATAVTGVVNGMGSLGTVLEGPLVSLVAAELGWGAMIPLMVILSALGAVAAFKASVIHARGEGGWVQVSPVEDA, from the coding sequence ATGGAGGCAGCGCAGCGACTAAAGATCTGGCAGTGGGTTATGTTTGGGATCATTTGGCTTGCTTATGGTTCCACCTACCTGCTTAGAAAGCCTCTGGGAGTAGTCAAGAATGACTTACAGAAAGCTTTGGATATCAGCGTAGTAGGCCTGGGATGGGTGGACACGGCCCTCTTGCTACCTTATGCCGGGGTATCCCTTGTGTTTGGCTCCATTGGGGATCGTCTAGGACCTCGAGTCACACTTGGTGGTGGTCTTGTCATTGCTTCTATTGCCACAGTGTGTATATCGGTATGTGAATCATATCTCACTCTGCTGGCACTGCTAGCTGTTAGTGGGGCCAGCCAGGCACTCTGCTGGCCAGCCAGCTGTGCCATGTTGGCCCGCTGGTTTTCTGATGCCGCACGGAACACTGTGTTTGGGATGTTTGGTACATGCTGCTTTGTGTTCGGCATGGCCGGCACCACCCTGGCTGTCTACTTACAGAATACCTATGGATGGCGTGACGTGTTTGTACACCCGTCCCTATTTGTGGCCGCTTTGGGCTTCCTGGTGCTCATTATGGGGCGGGACCCAGGAGAAAGGAGTTTGATCGTGCCAGGTCGGGTCACTGTTCCCACGAAGACCAGCAGCGAGGTTAGCTTGTCTTTCCTGTCCCTGTGGCGGCTGTCATCTGTACCCGAGGTGTCTTTGGCCATGTTCTGTGTCAAGAGTGTGCGTTATGCTCTCATGTTCTGGTTGCCGCTTTACCTGCTCCATTCCCTTAATTACTCTCAGGTCACAGCTGGGCTGGTCTCCACTGCCTTCGAGGTGGGCGGCACCCTGGGCAGCGCCTTTGTGGGGGTGGTAGTGGATCGTTGTATGGGTGGGCGGGCCATCCTTACCAGCGCCATAGCAATATCTGCCTCTGCTCTTTCACTGTTAGCCTTTGTAATTCTGGCACCGTTGGGCATTTTGTTCCAGGTTATTTTCCTAGGTCTGGCCGGAGCTTTCAACTGTGGTCCAGATATCCTGCTTGCTGGCTCTGTTGCTGCAGACCTGGGAGAGCGCGTCGGTGCAGCGACAGCTGTGACTGGTGTAGTAAATGGCATGGGCTCATTGGGGACTGTGCTGGAGGGCCCTCTGGTGAGTCTGGTGGCTGCTGAGCTGGGTTGGGGTGCCATGATCCCTCTCATGGTAATTTTGTCAGCCTTAGGGGCGGTAGCCGCTTTCAAGGCAAGTGTCATCCATGCCCGTGGTGAGGGGGGTTGGGTGCAGGTGTCTCCTGTGGAGGATGCCTAG
- the LOC126997412 gene encoding adhesive plaque matrix protein-like, producing MNAAQAVGVVVVSVVVGEAMGGSLKVHPSPSTYRPHYNTPYTPAPHHAPVYSPKPTYAPKRTYTAVYTPTPTYAPPPYSPKPTYAPKPTYAPPSYSPKPTYTPTPTYAPPAYSPKPTYAPQPTYAPTVYTPKPTYTPAHSSTPAYSPKPAYTPVYTPKPTYAPAPAYKHSHLHKEDHYYHDEPTNYDFGYGVSDKYHGTTFGHSEKRAGYRTEGQYFVDLPDGRRMVVTYYSDDTGYHPTITYEGTPTYPTHPSPYSPKPVHKPLYSPKPHVYKPRPTYKPLYTGH from the exons atgaacgCAGCACAG GCGgtcggcgtggtggtggtgagcgtggTGGTGGGGGAAGCAATGGGTGGGTCACTCAAAGTCCACCCGTCACCCTCCACCTACAGGCCCCACTACAACACCCCGTACACCCCGGCGCCACACCACGCACCCGTATACTCCCCTAAACCTACTTACGCCCCTAAAAGAACGTACACAGCAGTATACACTCCAACACCTACTTACGCCCCACCTCCCTACTCACCCAAGCCAACCTACGCCCCCAAACCTACTTACGCCCCACCTTCCTACTCACCCAAGCCAACCTACACCCCAACACCCACGTACGCCCCACCAGCGTACTCGCCCAAGCCAACCTACGCCCCTCAACCTACCTACGCCCCCACAGTCTACACACCCAAGCCTACCTACACCCCTGCACACTCCTCTACGCCTGCCTACTCCCCTAAGCCAGCCTACACCCCCGTATACACCCCCAAACCCACCTACGCCCCAGCCCCAGCCTACAAGCACTCCCACTTACACAAAGAGGACCACTACTACCACGACGAG CCCACAAACTATGACTTCGGCTATGGTGTGTCAGACAAGTACCATGGCACCACATTTGGCCACTCAGAGAAGCGTGCCGGCTACCGCACAGAGGGCCAGTATTTCGTGGATCTACCGGACGGCCGCAGGATGGTGGTAACTTACTACAGCGACGACACTGGTTACCACCCCACCATCACCTACGAGGGCACCCCCACCTACCCAACCCATCCCTCACCCTACAGTCCTAAACCAGTGCACAAGCCTCTATACAGTCCCAAACCACATGTCTACAAACCCAGACCAACCTACAAGCCCTTATACACGGGTCATTAG